A region from the Pempheris klunzingeri isolate RE-2024b chromosome 17, fPemKlu1.hap1, whole genome shotgun sequence genome encodes:
- the odad4 gene encoding outer dynein arm-docking complex subunit 4 isoform X1, whose product MGLSENALQDAEASLKEDKSYFEGLYQKAEALYYMGEFEFALVFYHRGQKLRPQVQEFRLGIQKAQEAIENCVGSPSSAKLEIKGDLSFLQRDEEPSAAVQHLRTDRKQQSQKTPKSERTTKQLLGEFYSDKKYLEKLLEDEDLVKGRTKGGERLQDVIQSCLTYLDTCTEFWSQEKPVCAQKRRRSGNPRRGAPPEPVQFLLTSLDDIDAELTSGNAEASLKKAEGVMKVVRGWSEREVPNKRELLGSLHSCIGNALMELGDMDRALEHHHKDLELAEECKLPDGVSRALDNIGRIHAQTGRFSLAIQFWEKKIPEVRGGLERTWLFHEIGWCYLELERHEEARAYGVRCAAAADDIADEKWQMNAHVLVAQSQLKLGNVESCVSHFEEALTRARLQEDTSAVPVILKALDEARRHLPQ is encoded by the exons ATGGGCCTCTCTGAAAACGCCCTGCAGGATGCTGAGGCCTCACTGAAGGAGGACAAGTCCTACTTCGAG GGTTTGTACCAGAAGGCAGAGGCGCTGTACTACATGGGAGAATTTGAATTTGCTCTGGTTTTCTACCACAGAGGACAAAAGCTGCGTCCGCAGGTGCAGGAGTTCAGGCTGGGCATCCAGAAGGCTCAGGAGGCCATAGAGAACTGTGTCGGCA GTCCGTCCTCTGCAAAGCTGGAGATTAAGGGGGACCTGTCGTTCCTCCAAAGAGACGAGGAG CCGAGTGCCGCCGTCCAGCACCTGAGGAcggacagaaaacagcagagccaGAAGACACCGAAGAGCGAGAGGACGACCAAACAGCTGCTGGGGGAGTTTTACAGCGACAAGAAATACCTGGAGAAGCTGCTTGAAGATGAAG ACTTGGTTAAAGGGAGGACGAAGGGCGGCGAGCGGCTGCAGGACGTCATCCAGAGCTGCCTCACGTACCTGGACACCTGCACCGAGTTCTGGAGCCAGGAGAAACCCGTCTGTGcacagaagagaagaaggagcgGTAACCCCCGCCGGGGCGCTCCCCCCGAGCCGGTGCAGTTCCTGCTCACAAGCCTGGACGACATCGACGCAG AGCTGACGTCCGGGAACGCAGAGGCTAGTCTGAAGAAGGCCGAGGGAGTCATGAAGGTGGTGCGGGGGTGGTCGGAGAGAGAGGTGCCCAATAAGAGAGAGCTTCTGGGCAGCCTGCACAGCTGTATTGGCAACGCCTTGATGGAGCTGGGGGACATGGACAGAGCTTTGGAGCACCACCACAAAGACCTGGAGCTGGCTGAAGAGTG CAAACTCCCAGACGGCGTGTCCAGAGCTCTGGACAACATCGGGAGGATCCACGCCCAGACTGGACGCTTCTCTCTGGCCATCCAGTT CTGGGAGAAGAAGATTCCCGAGGTCCGCGGGGGTCTGGAGAGGACCTGGCTGTTTCACGAGATCGGCTGGTGTTATCTGGAGCTCGAGCGCCACGAAGAAGCCCGAGCCTACGGCGTCCGCTGTGCCGCCGCCGCCGATGACATCGCTGATGAGAAGTGGCAGATGAACGCTCACGTTCTGGTGGCACAATCACAGT TGAAACTGGGGAACGTGGAGTCCTGTGTGTCCCACTTCGAGGAGGCTCTGACCCGGGCCAGGCTGCAGGAGGACACCTCGGCCGTGCCTGTCATCCTGAAG GCTCTGGACGAAGCGAGGAGACACCTGCCTCAGTGA
- the aclya gene encoding ATP-citrate synthase, with amino-acid sequence MSAKAISEQTGKEFLYKHICTSAAVQNRFRYANVTAETDFARLAQEHPWLLTERLVVKPDQLIKRRGKLGLVGVNLDLGGVREWLKPRLMKETTVGKAKGVLKNFLIEPFVPHKQEEEFYVCIYATREGDYVLFHHEGGVDVGDVDAKAKKLLIGVDEKISEDSVKKELLTHVPNDKKAVLASFVVGLFNLYEDLFFTYLEINPLVVTKDGVYVLDMAAKIDATADYICKAKWGNVEFPPPFGREAYPEEAYIADLDAKSGASLKLTLLNPQGRIWTMVAGGGASVVYSDTICDLGGVNELANYGEYSGAPSEQQTYDYAKTILSLMTREKHPDGKVLIIGGSIANFTNVAATFKGIVRAIRDYQVPLKEHEVTIFVRRGGPNYQEGLRVMGEVGKTTGIPIHVFGTETHMTAIVGMALGHRPIPNQPPVAAHTANFLLNSSGSTSTPASSRTASFSENKARVQSSPAKKAKTGAPVAKATTLFSKHTKSIVWGMQTRAVQGMLDFDYVCSRDEPSVAAMVYPFTGDHKQKFYWGHKEILIPVYKNMSDAMKKHPDVDVLISFASLRSAFDSTMETMQYPQIHTIAIIAEGIPEAHTRKIIKAADEKGVTIIGPATVGGIKPGCFKIGNTGGMLDNILASKLYRPGSVAYVSRSGGMSNELNNIISRTTDGVFEGVAIGGDRYPGSVFTDHVLRYQDTPGVKMIVVLGEIGGSEEYKICQAIKQGRITKPVVCWCIGTCATMFSSEVQFGHAGACANQASETAVAKNAALKEAGAFVPKSFDELGDLIISVYDDLVAKGVIQPAAEMPPPTVPMDYSWARELGLIRKPASFMTSICDERGQELIYAGMPITEVFKSEIGLGGTLGLLWFQRRLPRYACQFIEMCLMVTADHGPAVSGAHNTIVCARAGKDLISSLTSGLLTIGDRFGGALDAAAKQFSKAFDSGMLPMEFVNKMKKEGKLIMGIGHRVKSINNPDMRVQILKDFVKQNFPSTQLLDYALDVEKITTSKKPNLILNVDGFIGVAFVDLLRTCDGFTRDEADEFVEIGALNGIFVLGRSMGFIGHYLDQKRLKQGLYRHPWDDISYVLPEHMSM; translated from the exons ATGTCGGCCAAAGCCATCTCCGAGCAGACGGGGAAGGAGTTCCTCTACAAGCACATCTGCACGTCGGCGGCTGTGCAGAACCGCTTCCGCTACGCCAACGTGACGGCTGAGACCGACTTTGCCCGGCTGGCGCAGGAGCACCCGTGGCTGCTCACAGAG cggCTGGTGGTGAAGCCGGACCAGCTGATCAAGAGGCGAGGGAAGCTGGGCCTGGTCGGGGTCAACCTGGACCTGGGCGGCGTCCGAGAGTGGCTGAAGCCCCGCCTCATGAAAGAGACGACC GTGGGTAAAGCAAAGGGCGTTCTCAAGAACTTCCTCATCGAGCCGTTTGTCCCCCATAAGCAG GAAGAGGAGTTCTACGTGTGCATCTACGCCACCCGGGAGGGCGACTACGTGCTGTTCCACCACGAGGGAGGAGTGGACGTGGGAGATGTCGACGCCAAGGCCAAGAAGCTGCTGATCGGGGTGGACGAAAAGATCAGCGAGGACTCTGTGAAGAAGGAGCTGCTGACTCACGTCCCCAACGACAAGAAGGC ggtcCTCGCCAGCTTCGTTGTCGGGCTCTTCAACCTGTACGAGGACCTGTTCTTCACCTACCTGGAGATCAATCCGCTCG tggtCACAAAAGATGGAGTTTACGTGCTGGACATGGCAGCCAAGATCGACGCCACAGCCGACTACATCTGCAAGGCCAAGTGGGGCAATGTGGAGTTCCCTCCACCCTTCGGCAGGGAGGCCTACCCCGAG GAGGCCTACATTGCCGACCTTGATGCCAAGAGTGGTGCCAGCCTCAAACTGACTCTGCTCAACCCCCAGGGCCGGATCTGGACCATGGtagcaggaggaggagcctcCGTGGTGTACAG TGACACGATCTGTGACCTGGGTGGCGTCAACGAGCTGGCCAACTATGGCGAGTATTCGGGAGCGCCAAGCGAACAGCAGACCTACGACTACGCCAAGACCATCCTGTCTCTGATGACCAGAGAGAAACACCCTGACG GAAAGGTGCTGATCATTGGGGGAAGCATCGCAAACTTCACAAATGTCGCAGCAACATTTAAG GGGATTGTTCGAGCCATCAGAGACTATCAGGTGCCACTGAAGGAGCATGAAGTCACCATTTTTGTCCGCCGTGGAGGCCCCAACTACCAGGAAGGTCTCCGGGTGATGGGAGAAGTTG GAAAGACCACTGGGATCCCCATCCACGTCTTCGGCACAGAAACTCACATGACCGCCATTGTCGGCATGGCGCTGGGCCACCGGCCAATCCCCAACCAGCCTCCTGTTGCTGCCCACACTGCCAACTTCCTCCTCAACTCCAGCGGCAGCACATCG actCCGGCATCCAGCAGAACTGCTTCTTTCTCTGAAAACAAAGCCAGAGTTCAGAGCTCACCAGCCAAGAAGGCCAAAACTGGAGCTCCTGtcg CCAAGGCAACCACCCTCTTCAGCAAACACACCAAGTCTATCGTGTGGGGGATGCAGACCCGGGCAGTACAGGGGATGCTGGACTTTGACTACGTCTGCTCCAGAGATGAGCCGTCAGTGGCAGCCATGGTGTACCCGTTCAC TGGAGACCACAAGCAGAAGTTCTACTGGGGCCACAAAGAGATCCTCATCCCCGTGTATAAGAACATGAGCGACGCCATGAAGAAGCACCCCGACGTGGACGTGCTCATCAGCTTTGCCTCTTTGCGTTCGGCCTTTGACAGCACCATGGAGACCATGCAGTACCCACAG ATTCACACCATCGCGATCATCGCTGAGGGAATCCCAGAAGCCCATACCAGGAAGATCATCAAGGCGGCGGATGAGAAGGGCGTTACGATCATTGGACCAGCAACC gtcgGAGGGATCAAGCCCGGCTGTTTTAAGATCGGGAACACAGGAGGCATGCTGGACAACATCCTCGCCTCCAAGCTCTACCGGCCAGGCAGCGTGGCCTATGTGTCCCGCTCAGGGGGCATGTCCAACGAACTCAACAACATAATCTCCCGCACCACCGACGGTGTTTTTGAAGGCGTGGCCATCGGCGGGGACAG GTACCCAGGATCGGTGTTCACCGACCACGTGCTGCGCTACCAAGACACTCCTGGAGTGAAGATGATTGTTGTGCTGGGAGAG ATTGGAGGCTCGGAGGAGTACAAGATCTGCCAGGCTATTAAACAGGGCAGGATCACAAAGCCGGTGGTGTGCTGGTGTATCGGCACCTGTGCCACCATGTTCTCCTCAGAG GTTCAGTTTGGCCACGCAGGAGCCTGCGCCAACCAGGCCTCTGAGACCGCTGTGGCCAAGAACGCGGCTCTGAAGGAGGCCGGTGCTTTCGTCCCCAAGAGCTTTGATGAGCTGGGAGACCTCATCAT ATCCGTTTATGACGACCTTGTTGCCAAAGGAGTCATTCAGCCAGCTGCGGAGATGCCTCCCCCCACTGTGCCGATGGATTACTCTTGGGCACGA GAGCTGGGTCTGATCCGTAAGCCTGCTTCCTTCATGACCAGCATCTGTGACGAGAGGGGTCAGGAGCTCATCTACGCCGGCATGCCCATCACAGAGGTCTTCAAGTCGGAAATAGGCCTGGGAGGAACTCTGGGGCTTCTGTGGTTCCAGAGGAG GTTGCCGAGGTACGCCTGCCAGTTCATCGAGATGTGCCTGATGGTGACTGCTGATCACGGCCCTGCTGTTTCCGGTGCCCACAACACCATCGTCTGCGCCCGAGCCGGCAAAGACCTGATCTCCAGCCTCACCTCCGGCCTTCTCACCATC GGAGACCGTTTTGGAGGCGCTCTGGATGCTGCGGCAAAGCAGTTCAGCAAGGCATTTGACAGCGGCATGCTGCCCATGGAGTTCGTCAACAAGATGAAGAAGGAAGGCAAGCTGATCATGGGCATCGGACACAGAGTCAAGTCG ATCAACAATCCAGACATGAGGGTCCAGATCCTGAAAGACTTTGTGAAGCAGAACTTCCCCTCCACCCAGCTGCTGGACTACGCTCTGGATGTAGAGAAGATCACCACGTCCAAA AAACCCAACTTGATCCTGAATGTTGACGGCTTCATCGGTGTGGCCTTCGTGGACCTGCTCAGGACCTGTGATGGTTTCACACG GGACGAAGCTGATGAGTTTGTAGAAATTGGAGCTCTGAATGGGATCTTTGTCCTGGGCCGCAGCATGGGATTCATCG GACACTACCTGGACCAGAAGAGGCTGAAGCAGGGCCTGTACCGCCACCCCTGGGACGACATCTCCTACGTGCTCCCAGAACACATGTCCATGTAA
- the cnp gene encoding 2',3'-cyclic-nucleotide 3'-phosphodiesterase produces the protein MDSEKSGEVLDVSEAPQQQEEAPMDKEVGSKLETAEESAEPQKPPAEDGEQPAVNGHDADAVNPTESDGPTVTVTEPAAEEKAGPEADLEPVPDAAAPEPDESSEKVCDPEPENTQPERPPVPENEPEPLPVQTPLADSAPEPEPEKVAESLPEAEAQTSPEPAALQQPVDTQPPGREEQVSGQVEAESKVQPAMEEERAAEADAASEKPAGAVTLEEEEKKEEPEKVDDTPAAAEGVKAEEEAPAPAPSSLSFALLEQDKTKDALRASRTLVVLRGLPGSGKSFLAGAIADAYKDHCSIICADDLGVKPEDPESSVDGYKAVDEAVVAGCSAGPSSPLLLVVDDTNHTQDRLARLGELSEQHGLVVVFLEPRTEWSRDPAQLTKKTARGLEEAQLEAMRAPLEEATLPLYFGWFLLSSVQDKVRCTSMDFMKTLDTLEAFKKHLMDFTGKAEKEVDLEQYFKAKGSLHCTTKFCDYGKADGASEYAQAPAVGDLYGSVSELSLTALFVTPRTVGARVSLTEEQLLLWPAGAEKDEESVPAAAGLPRGSRAHVTLGCADGVEPVQTGLDLLEILALQQEGQKGEVLEEMELGPLTYYGEGRWLLSLREPICSPACFSSFYGPKQPEPPKKEPEKKKKQKCAIL, from the exons ATGGATTCTGAGAAGAGCGGCGAGGTTTTAGACGTGTCCGaagctccacagcagcaggaggaggctcCGATGGACAAAGAAGTCGGGTCCAAACTGGAGACGGCAGAAGAATCTGCGGAGCCCCAGAAGCCTCCAGCTGAGGACGGCGAGCAGCCGGCGGTGAACGGCCACGACGCAGACGCCGTGAACCCGACAGAGTCAGATGGTccgactgtgactgtgactgagcCTGCAGCGGAGGAGAAGGCGGGACCGGAGGCCGACCTGGAGCCGGTCCCTGACGCGGCGGCGCCAGAACCAGATGAGTCATCTGAAAAGGTCTGTGACCCAGAACCAGAAAACACCCAGCCTGAACGGCCGCCCGTGCCAGAGAACGAGCCAGAACCTCTGCCTGTGCAAACGCCTCTGGCAGACAGCGCCCCTGAACCCGAGCCAGAGAAAGTGGCAGAGTCGCTTCCAGAAGCTGAAGCGCAAACATCACCTGAACCCGCGGCGCTGCAGCAGCCAGTGGACACGCAGCCGCCGGGCCGAGAGGAGCAAGTGTCCGGACAAGTGGAAGCTGAGAGCAAAGTGCAGCCAgcgatggaggaggagagagcggcGGAGGCTGACGCTGCCTCAGAAAAGCCAGCAGGAGCTGTGacattagaggaggaggagaagaaggaggagccAGAGAAAGTGGACGATACTCCGGCGGCAGCAGAGGGTGTGAAAGCTGAGGAGGAGGCCCCGGCCCCGGCCCCCAGCTCCCTGTCCTTCGCCCTCCTGGAACAAGACAAGACCAAAGACGCCCTGCGAGCCTCTCGTACCCTCGTCGTGCTCAGGGGGCTTCCAGGAAGCGGGAAAAGCTTCTTGGCAGGCGCCATCGCCGACGCCTACAAAGATCACTGCTCCATCATCTGCGCCGACGACCTCGGCGTGAAGCCGGAGGATCCGGAGTCGTCCGTGGACGGGTACAAGGCCGTGGACGAGGCCGTGGTTGCCGGCTGCAGCGCGGGACCGTCGTCccctctgctgctggtggtggacGACACCAACCACACCCAGGACCGGCTGGCCCGCCTGGGGGAGCTCTCCGAGCAGCACGGCCTCGTCGTCGTCTTTCTGGAGCCGCGCACCGAGTGGAGCAGAGATCCGGCGCAGCTGACCAAGAAGACCGCACGTGGACTGGAGGAGGCTCAGCTGGAGGCCATGAGGGCCCCGCTGGAGGAGGCGACCCTCCCGCTCTACTTCGGCTggttcctcctctcctccgtccaGGACAAGGTGAGGTGCACGTCGATGGACTTCATGAAAACGCTGGACACCTTGGAGGCCTTCAAGAAGCACCTGATGGACT TCACTGGGAAGGCGGAGAAGGAAGTGGATTTGGAGCAGTACTTCAAAGCCAAAGGAAGCCTCCACTGCACCACCAAGTTCTGTGACTACGGAAAAGCAGACGGCGCCTCAGAGTACGCCCAGGCCCCG GCCGTCGGAGACCTCTATGGTTCTGTGTCCGAGCTGTCGCTCACCGCCCTCTTCGTCACTCCTCGCACTGTGGGGGCCAGAGTGTCCCTCACCGAGGAGCAGCTCCTGCTGTGGCCCGCCGGCGCCGAGAAGGACGAGGAGTCGGTCCCCGCGGCCGCCGGCCTGCCCCGGGGAAGCCGCGCCCACGTCACTCTAGGCTGCGCGGACGGCGTGGAGCCGGTCCAGACGGGCCTGGACCTGCTGGAGATCCTGGCCCTGCAGCAGGAGGGCCAGAAGGGGGAGgtgctggaggagatggagcTCGGCCCGCTGACCTACTACGGCGAAGGAAGGTGGCTGCTCAGCCTCAGAGAGCCCATCTGCTCCCCGGCCTGCTTCTCCAGCTTCTACGGCCCCAAGCAGCCCGAGCCGCCCAAGAAGGAGccggagaagaagaagaagcagaagtgCGCCATACTGTGA
- the odad4 gene encoding outer dynein arm-docking complex subunit 4 isoform X2 has protein sequence MSEMDGNHDGQKPKGVFSTLMADGEWLYLKGEYKKAISSYTAALTLKPGDKSCLVGRARCHLKMGLSENALQDAEASLKEDKSYFEGLYQKAEALYYMGEFEFALVFYHRGQKLRPQVQEFRLGIQKAQEAIENCVGSPSSAKLEIKGDLSFLQRDEERAQPSAAVQHLRTDRKQQSQKTPKSERTTKQLLGEFYSDKKYLEKLLEDEDLVKGRTKGGERLQDVIQSCLTYLDTCTEFWSQEKPVCAQKRRRSGNPRRGAPPEPVQFLLTSLDDIDAELTSGNAEASLKKAEGVMKVVRGWSEREVPNKRELLGSLHSCIGNALMELGDMDRALEHHHKDLELAEECKLPDGVSRALDNIGRIHAQTGRFSLAIQFWEKKIPEVRGGLERTWLFHEIGWCYLELERHEEARAYGVRCAAAADDIADEKWQMNAHVLVAQSQLKLGNVESCVSHFEEALTRARLQEDTSAVPVILKALDEARRHLPQ, from the exons atgtctgaaatggaCGGAAATCACGACGGCCAAAAGCCAAAGGGCGTTTTCTCCACTTTAATGGCGGACGGAGAGTGGCTGTACCTGAAGGGGGAGTACAAGAAGGCCATCAGCAGCTACACAGCG gctctGACTCTGAAGCCTGGGGACAAGAGCTGCCTGGTCGGCCGGGCCAGGTGCCACCTGAAGATGGGCCTCTCTGAAAACGCCCTGCAGGATGCTGAGGCCTCACTGAAGGAGGACAAGTCCTACTTCGAG GGTTTGTACCAGAAGGCAGAGGCGCTGTACTACATGGGAGAATTTGAATTTGCTCTGGTTTTCTACCACAGAGGACAAAAGCTGCGTCCGCAGGTGCAGGAGTTCAGGCTGGGCATCCAGAAGGCTCAGGAGGCCATAGAGAACTGTGTCGGCA GTCCGTCCTCTGCAAAGCTGGAGATTAAGGGGGACCTGTCGTTCCTCCAAAGAGACGAGGAG AGGGCGCAGCCGAGTGCCGCCGTCCAGCACCTGAGGAcggacagaaaacagcagagccaGAAGACACCGAAGAGCGAGAGGACGACCAAACAGCTGCTGGGGGAGTTTTACAGCGACAAGAAATACCTGGAGAAGCTGCTTGAAGATGAAG ACTTGGTTAAAGGGAGGACGAAGGGCGGCGAGCGGCTGCAGGACGTCATCCAGAGCTGCCTCACGTACCTGGACACCTGCACCGAGTTCTGGAGCCAGGAGAAACCCGTCTGTGcacagaagagaagaaggagcgGTAACCCCCGCCGGGGCGCTCCCCCCGAGCCGGTGCAGTTCCTGCTCACAAGCCTGGACGACATCGACGCAG AGCTGACGTCCGGGAACGCAGAGGCTAGTCTGAAGAAGGCCGAGGGAGTCATGAAGGTGGTGCGGGGGTGGTCGGAGAGAGAGGTGCCCAATAAGAGAGAGCTTCTGGGCAGCCTGCACAGCTGTATTGGCAACGCCTTGATGGAGCTGGGGGACATGGACAGAGCTTTGGAGCACCACCACAAAGACCTGGAGCTGGCTGAAGAGTG CAAACTCCCAGACGGCGTGTCCAGAGCTCTGGACAACATCGGGAGGATCCACGCCCAGACTGGACGCTTCTCTCTGGCCATCCAGTT CTGGGAGAAGAAGATTCCCGAGGTCCGCGGGGGTCTGGAGAGGACCTGGCTGTTTCACGAGATCGGCTGGTGTTATCTGGAGCTCGAGCGCCACGAAGAAGCCCGAGCCTACGGCGTCCGCTGTGCCGCCGCCGCCGATGACATCGCTGATGAGAAGTGGCAGATGAACGCTCACGTTCTGGTGGCACAATCACAGT TGAAACTGGGGAACGTGGAGTCCTGTGTGTCCCACTTCGAGGAGGCTCTGACCCGGGCCAGGCTGCAGGAGGACACCTCGGCCGTGCCTGTCATCCTGAAG GCTCTGGACGAAGCGAGGAGACACCTGCCTCAGTGA
- the LOC139216444 gene encoding kelch-like protein 11: MCGCVCRLLSFTSSLHFPPLLTSSAGGTMAAAAPNPEDSARGGGGGGSGGGGGSGGGTPSALAGDGDAEETEDFTSSSHCSELSRRQNEQRKQGLFCDVTLAFSSGAAAGSVQSCEFSAHRSVLAAATDYFTPLLGGQFSESLTGRVEMKEWSSELGPDPDTVESVIQYMYTGEIRVSTCNVHEVLELADRFLLLQLKDFCGEFLKKKLSLTNCVAVHSLAHMYTLDQLALRAADMIRRNFHKVIQDEEFYTLPFHLVRDWLSDAEITVDSEEVLFEAVVKWVQKNPEERGRYFEELFRLLRLPQIKPTYLTRVVKNERLVSANEACLRLVSEAVEGHAIRFENLKSADMEFWSSHMASFQPRFGQNMDVIMVVGGVSEGGDYLSECVGYFIYEDRWVNLPHIHNHLDGHAIAATESHVYVAGSMEPGFAKTVERYNPNRNTWEQVSNLTTRKHSFGLTCIKDILYSIGGHGNFSPGFKDVSVYEPEQDKWHNLESAPKILRDVKAVSVEDRYVYVTARTPVDTDNDDGLKTVTTRYDTESRQWQDVDSLPLIDNYCIFQMAVAATNFYHTASCCPKSYTVRDEVAKQKISLRISDEILESLPPEVTSIEGAAICHFDEDVFIIGGWKNSDDVDKQYRKEAYRYCAERKRWMLLPPMPQPRCRATACHVRIPYRFLYGCQRYPMPQNLARQRDRMQQMQQLHRRTLTLRRQLQSQIEC, from the exons ATGTGTGGCTGCGTATGTCGCCTCCTTTCCTTCACTAGTTCACTTCACTTCCCCCCACTGCTCACCTCCAGCGCCGGCGGCACGATGGCAGCGGCGGCCCCCAACCCGGAGGACTCGGCCagaggcggcggcggcggcggtaGCGGAGGCGGAggcggcagcggcggcggcaCACCCAGCGCCCTCGCCGGGGACGGGGACGCGGAGGAGACGGAGGACTTCACGTCCTCGTCGCACTGCTCGGAGCTCTCCAGGCGGCAGAACGAGCAGCGGAAGCAGGGCTTGTTCTGCGACGTGACGCTGGCCTTCAGCAGCGGGGCGGCCGCCGGGAGCGTCCAGAGCTGCGAGTTCTCGGCCCACAGGTCCGTCCTGGCCGCGGCCACCGATTATTTCACCCCCCTGCTGGGAGGACAGTTCTCCGAGTCCCTCACCGGACGGGTGGAGATGAAGGAGTGGAGCTCGGAGCTGGGGCCGGACCCGGACACGGTGGAGAGCGTCATCCAGTACATGTACACCGGAGAAATACGCGTCAGCACCTGCAACGTGCATGAAGTGCTGGAGCTGGCGGACAG gtttctcctgctgcagctcaagGATTTCTGCGGCGAGTTCCTGAAGAAGAAGCTGAGCCTGACCAACTGCGTGGCGGTCCACAGTCTGGCCCACATGTACACCCTGGACCAGCTGGCTCTGCGGGCCGCCGACATGATCCGCCGCAACTTCCACAAGGTGATCCAGGACGAGGAGTTCTACACGCTGCCCTTCCACCTGGTCCGAGACTGGCTGTCCGACGCCGAGATCACGGTGGATTCGGAGGAGGTGCTGTTCGAGGCCGTGGTGAAGTGGGTGCAGAAGAACCCAGAGGAGCGAGGACGCTACTTTGAGGAGCTGTTCCGCCTCCTGAGGCTGCCTCAGATCAAGCCCACCTACCTGACCAGGGTGGTGAAGAACGAGCGGCTGGTGTCCGCCAACGAGGCCTGTCTGCGGCTGGTGTCCGAGGCCGTGGAGGGCCACGCCATCCGCTTCGAGAACCTCAAGTCAGCCGACATGGAGTTCTGGTCCTCGCACATGGCCTCCTTCCAGCCTCGCTTCGGCCAGAACATGGACGTCATCATGGTGGTGGGCGGCGTGTCGGAGGGCGGGGACTACCTGAGCGAGTGCGTGGGCTACTTCATTTACGAGGATCGTTGGGTCAACCTGCCGCACATCCACAACCACCTGGACGGCCACGCCATCGCCGCCACGGAGTCCCACGTCTACGTCGCCGGGTCCATGGAGCCAGGCTTTGCCAAGACGGTGGAGCGTTACAATCCAAACCGCAACACCTGGGAGCAGGTGAGCAACCTGACCACACGCAAGCACTCCTTTGGCCTCACCTGCATCAAGGATATACTGTACAGCATCGGCGGCCACGGGAACTTCAGCCCGGGCTTCAAAGATGTCAGCGTGTACGAGCCGGAGCAGGACAAGTGGCACAACCTGGAGTCTGCCCCCAAAATCCTGCGGGATGTGAAGGCGGTGAGCGTGGAGGACCGCTACGTGTACGTCACGGCACGCACGCCCGTCGACACGGATAACGACGATGGTCTGAAGACGGTGACGACTCGCTACGACACGGAGAGCCGCCAGTGGCAAGACGTGGACTCCCTGCCCCTGATCGACAACTACTGCATCTTCCAGATGGCCGTGGCCGCCACCAACTTCTACCACACGGCGTCCTGCTGCCCCAAGAGCTACACGGTGAGGGACGAGGTCGCCAAGCAGAAGATCAGCTTGCGCATCTCCGATGAGATCCTGGAGAGCCTTCCGCCAGAGGTCACCAGCATCGAGGGCGCCGCCATCTGCCACTTCGACGAGGACGTCTTCATCATCGGGGGCTGGAAGAACAGCGATGATGTGGACAAGCAGTACCGCAAGGAGGCCTACCGCTACTGCGCCGAGAGGAAGCGCTGGATGCTGCTGCCGCCCATGCCGCAGCCTCGCTGCAGAGCCACCGCCTGCCACGTCCGCATCCCGTACCGCTTCCTGTACGGCTGCCAGCGGTACCCCATGCCCCAGAACCTGGCCCGCCAGCGAGATCGCatgcagcagatgcagcagctccaccgGCGCACGCTCACCCTGCGCCGGCAGCTCCAGTCGCAGATCGAGTGCTGA